GTCGAAATATAGAAGTAATTTCTGGTAAACTTCCCTGAAACGCTCATTACACCGGAGTCCACTCAAGGAGACACGATATTTTTCTGTCACCGTCGTCTCGTCAGTCTGGAAAATGTCGAAGGCTTCAGTGTTGTCCTGTAGGACAGCTGGGAGAACGACGTTAGCTGCAAAGAAACCCAGCATTAAAGTATCCTCAAAATCTTGTTTCAGAGTCTGCAATGAATACTGGCAGCTGTCATCACCTAAGGCACTTAAGGTTGACATCAAAGTTTTGTGATACTCTTCTAGCATCATGTCCAAATACTTCTCTCTTACCTCTTCTTGCGGAGATGAGAAAATGAAATAATGTAGATCGTTCGTTGGACGACCGACAGCGGCATGTTGGAAGTCTACCAGTTTCACATGCAGCACTTCGCCAGTTTCCGTACTACGCTTGTACAGTATATTATTTATCCACAGATCGCCGTGATTTAACACCTTGAACGAATCGCTGTCTTCTTCATGTAACAATGCACCCAACCGTTTTTCGTAAAAATTGCGTATTTTATGTTCATAGTGCTCGAATCCTGGCCACGTTCCGACGGCAGTGGCGACTGAATCGAAGCTAGATCCGTAGTGCAATTCAATACCCACTAAATTCTCTGGAATAAGATACAATTTCTTGTATCTTTCAGAAAAATCTTGGTATTTCCTCATCAGAATGACAGAAGCTGCGTGATATTCAGCGAGACATTTTAGGGCTGCAATTGAACTGGATTTGTCTAGCTGCAGTCTTCTGTTCATCACACAATAGCCGCGATCGGCCAAATCTTCTAGAACTAGAATTCTTTCATCGTCACATTTCACGCCGCGTGCGGTTACGCCTGATGAATTTATGAGTAGACTGTTCATTTCTGGGAAAACTCTCTCATACAGTTCATGTTCACGCCTGTATACACCAAAATCCCTAACCATCTTCCCTATATAAGTTTCGAAGTTATACAGCTTTATAAAGaatgttttcttcaattttttatatTCTAACTTGTAAAAGTGTTTGTAGTGTACATTAACGTGAACCGTATAGCTGAGGAAACCTTGGCCCCTAGCAGCACCACATCTGTAGTCCACTCTGTCCACCTCAATCTCCCCTCCCGCACCTTCAAGTACTAAAATCTTGTGGTAGTAGCTTTTGTCAAGCCACGAGGGAGCGCTGAAGCACTCAACTGAATCCATCTTACGGCCTCTGTAGATATCTGAAACACAATATAGCGTTCTGATTATTATCAGGAGAGTACTGGGTAACTTACGATTGTAAACAAGTGAGAGACAACGTTACCTACAAACTCTCTACGCTAATTCGTTACAACAATGTTAACTTATCGCATGACAAAACTTCAAAAAccaagttaaaattattacggc
This genomic stretch from Schistocerca cancellata isolate TAMUIC-IGC-003103 chromosome 5, iqSchCanc2.1, whole genome shotgun sequence harbors:
- the LOC126188168 gene encoding uncharacterized protein LOC126188168, whose protein sequence is MDSVECFSAPSWLDKSYYHKILVLEGAGGEIEVDRVDYRCGAARGQGFLSYTVHVNVHYKHFYKLEYKKLKKTFFIKLYNFETYIGKMVRDFGVYRREHELYERVFPEMNSLLINSSGVTARGVKCDDERILVLEDLADRGYCVMNRRLQLDKSSSIAALKCLAEYHAASVILMRKYQDFSERYKKLYLIPENLVGIELHYGSSFDSVATAVGTWPGFEHYEHKIRNFYEKRLGALLHEEDSDSFKVLNHGDLWINNILYKRSTETGEVLHVKLVDFQHAAVGRPTNDLHYFIFSSPQEEVREKYLDMMLEEYHKTLMSTLSALGDDSCQYSLQTLKQDFEDTLMLGFFAANVVLPAVLQDNTEAFDIFQTDETTVTEKYRVSLSGLRCNERFREVYQKLLLYFDRKGLL